GACAGGGCCACAGGGGTGCTGGGGACTTGGCTAGGTGGAGCAGGGAGCCTGGTGCCACCTGCAAAGATGGGCATTCCCTGCCTGGCACCGTCCCCCATTCTCACAGCCCCACTCTCCCCACAGAATTCTCCTCGCCCTCCAACACAAGCCTGCGTTTCCGGTTCAGCCGGGACCCGGGCCGGGATGTCCACATCCTGcaggcccagctgtggctctACGTCCGGGCCCCCTGGAGCGGTATTTCCCCGGTCACACTGCGGGTCTCCCTGGCGGGGGCGCTGCTGAGCGAGAGGCAGCTGGAGGCCCGGGCCAGCGGCTGGCACACCTTCGCCCTCCTGCCTGCGCTCCAGGCCTTCTTCCGCGGGCAGGAGAAGACACTGAGGCTGGAGCTGGAGTGCCATGGGTGCCAGGCGAATGCCACAGCCAGGAGTGACGCCGGCAGCTCCCACCAGCCCTTCCTGGTAGCCAAGGCCATGATGCgggagccagggcagagggtggCCAAACGCAGCCTGCGCTGCGACCAGACCTCCAACCTGTGCTGCCGCAAGGACTATTACGTGGACTTCCGGGACATCGGGTGGAACGACTGGATCATCAAGCCAGAGGGCTACCAGATCAACTACTGCATGGGACAGTGCCCGCCCCACGTGGCCAGCAGCCCGGGCATGGCCTCCTCCTCCCACACGGCCGTGCTCAACCTGCTCCGGGCCCACAACGTCCAGCCAGGCGGGCAGTCCTGCTGTGTGCCCACACATCGCCGGCCCCTCTCCATCCTCTACTTCGACCGCAACAGCAACATCGTCAAGACCGACATCCCGGACATGATTGTGGATGCCTGCGGCTGCAGCTAGGGGGAGCGTGGACGGGGGGCCCAGCTGCCCCTGgaaaggtggggggtggggggaagctccCGGCGCTGTTCAGCAGGGTTGGCACAGACAGATGGAGTCAGCTCTGTCGTGTGCCCGCCGCGGCTCTGCCCCAGTGCCCTAGGGCATCGTTCAGGAGACACGGGGTCAGGGATTGTTCTGGACTCTCACTCCCGGGGCCCAGGAGGAGGCTGGTTAACACGATACATCTCTTGgcgtgtgtttgggggggggcagctgcctccctcctccctccccccccagcgcaCGCACACATTTCAAGCACAAGTGTGCAAGGAGGAAACCGGGCCAGGTGCCAATTGGAGGAAAGGTCTCTGGGCCAGCTGGGGGCCAGTGCCCTACGGCACACGGCTCggccaccccagcccagagctgagtGGAAAATTTTGCCAAACAAAGCGGGTGGGTTCTTCTCACCGAGAATAGTTTGATTTTAGGGGGACTGAGGAGAAAACCAGCAATTCCCAGCTGAGGAAAGGAAACCTTTGGGCCCGAAACGTCGTGTTGAGATTTTCCCCAGGTGCTTCCCAAGGGCCGTGGTGGATCTCCCAACCCCAGCGCTTTCCCAGTCAAGCCAGGCTGGTTTCCAACCCGAGCCCCACCAGGGGTTACGCCCAGGGGTGGCAAGACCCACACGCAGGAGGAAGCCAGCCAAGATGGGTGCAGCTGGGAACGGCCCCTGAGAACGGCCAGTGCTCTGAAAGCCGCAATATGTCACCCCCAGAAGTTTCCCATGGAAAATGGTCTCCCAGGCTCTGGTCCTTTCACCCCTTTCTGGGGGGCTGCAGCCAATCGCTGAGCAGGTCTCTGCTTTCCTGGCTGGGGTCCAGCCAGTTCTTCTCCCAGCCTTGGCCGGGCACCGGGCACTGGGCACGGGCCCTGCGGACGGACCTGGCACCCGCTTGGGTGCAGATTCTCTAGGGGTATTTTTCTTATTGCGGGGGCAGTTCTGCTGCCATGGGATGGGCACGTTCAATGCATTGGGGGAGTGTTTACTGTAGGGGAGGTACCAGGCTCGGCGCAGGGCACAGGGTTCCTGGGGAAGGGGAACCTGCCCCCccggctccccaccccaccctgccgaGGAGCCTGGTGCCAAGTTTgcctttttgtattttcttttcgcactaatgtaaaaaaatattttattttatgttatttttattttattttattttattttattatttccagTGATGTCTCCAATAAAGAGGTGAAAACACGGCGTGTTTGTCCTGAAATTCTTTACGGATCAGAGACTCCGGGATGAGGCTGATGGTACAGCccacccagtgcccctcactcccgacccgcagccccctgttagcccagccctgagccccccacccccagctctgctggtgcccctcactcccaacctgcagcccctgctagctcagccctaccccccccagctctgccggtgcccctcactcccgacccgcagccccataGCCATAGTCCAGTCCAGTCATCTTGGACCAAGGGCTTTAAGCACCAGCAGGTGGCCTGAGGGGAGGCTTCAGGGCTACCCCAGAGCAGATTCCCAGTGACTCAGGCAGCCCCCCTGTGTTTAGCAGCCCCCCAGATCTGCACAGGACCCCCTGCGGCTGAGGGGAGAACAGGGCCTTTGCTGGGAGTGACGCTACCccgggtgggggcaggggggaaaaagaagCTGGGAGGTTCCTGGGTCAGTCCCAGGGGGCAAAGCCGGGCATGTACACTCTggatgccagccccagcccccagggcagaTCCCAGCAAGCCCCCCAGCAGGGAGGCCGAAGCCAGGACCACCCCAGGGGACTGAGCTTGTCTTTCCATGGCTGGTGAGAGGAGGTCATCACTGGGCGTTGGGGCTCAGGGGAGCTGGGCATTGGGGgtatgtcacggagtccccgggcgatgctctggaactgctccccacaaagccaggcaggactttgggagcctcctctccctcggagcagacttgttcagggcaagaagctcacacgtcttcacctcctgggtctctccttggagcattcagcatcctctgcccctctgtgcgcttcccaatGTGAGCTCGTCATTCCGTGGGCCTAACTGGCACGCCGTTCTCGGCGCTGCGACCAGCACTCCAACCTGTGCTCCGCAAGGACTTTCAGTGGACTCCGGGACATCGGTTGAACGACTGGATCACAAGCCAGAGGCTACCAGATCAACTACTGCATGGACAGTGCCCGCCCCACGTGGCCAGCAGCCCGGGCAtggctccctcctcccacacgGCCGTGCTCAACCTGCTCCGGCCACAACGTCCAGCAGCGCGGCAGTCCTGCTGTGTGCCCACCACATCGCCGGCCCCTCTCCATCCTCTACTTCGACCGCAACAGCAACATCGTCAAGACGACATCCCGGACATGATTGTGTGATGCCTGCGGCTGCAGTAGGGGAGCGTGGACGGGGGCAGctgcccctgggaaggtgggggtgggaagctCCGCGCGCTGTTCAGCAGGGTTGGCACAGACAGATGGAGTCAACTCTGTGTGTGCCCGCCGCGGCTCTGCCCCAGTGCCCTAGGCATCGTTCAGGAGAACACGGGGTCAGGGATGTTCTGGACTCTCACTCCCGGGCCCAGGAGCGAGGCTGGTTAACACCATACATCTCTTGGCGTGTGTTTGgggcagctgcctcctcctccctcccccccccagcgaCGCCACACATTTCAAGCACAGTGTGCAAAGGAAACCGGGCCAGTGCCAATTGAGGAAAGGTCTCTGGCCAGCTGGGCAGTGCCCTACGGCACACGGCTCggccaccccagcccagagctgagtGGAAAATTTGCAAACCAAAGCGGGTGGGTTCTTCTCACGAGAATAGTTTGATTTTAGGGGACTGAGGAGAAACCAGCAATTCCCAGCTGAGGAAAGGAAACCTTTGGGCCCGAAACGTCGTGTTGAGATTTTCCCCAGGTGCTTCCCAGGCCGTGGGTGGATCTCCCAACCCAGCGCTCCCAGTCAAGCCAGGCTGGTTTCCAACCGAGCCCACCAGGGTTACGCCCAGGGGTGGCAAGACCCACACCCAGGAGGAAGCCAGCCAAGATGGGTGCAGCTGGAACGGCCCCTGAGAACGGCCAGTGCTGAAAGCCGCAATATGTCACCCCCAGAAGTTTCCCAGGAAATGGTCTCCAGGCTCTAGTCCTTCACCCCTTTCTGGGGGGCTGCAGCCAATCGCTGAGCAGGTCTCTGCTTTCCtggctggggtcagccagttcTCTCCCAGCCCTTGCCGCGGCACCGGCACTGGGCCGGGCCCTGCGGACGGACCTGGCACGCCCTTGGGTGCAGATTCTCTAGGGGTATTTTCTTATTGCGGGCATTCTGCTGCCATGGTGGGCACGTCAATGCATTGGGGAGTGTTTACTGTAGGGAGGTACCAGCGTCGGCGCAGGGCACAGGGTTCCTGGGAAGGGGAACCTGCCCCccggctccccaccccaccctgaccGAGGGGCCTGGTGCCAagtttgcctttttgttttttctttcgcactaatgtaaaaaatattttattttatgttattttatttttttatttatttttattattccagTGATGTCTCCATAAAAGAGTGAAACACGCTGTTTAAAACCGCGCCGTGTTGTCTCGAATTCGTACGGATCAGAGACTCCGGATGAGGCTGATGGTACAGCccacccagtgcccctcactcccgaccgcagccccctgttagcccagccctgagccccccacccccagctctgctggtgcccctcactccaacctgcagcccctgctagctcgccctacccccccagctctgccggtgcctccTCACCGCCACCGCAGCCTATGCCATAGTCCAGTCAGTCATCTTGGACCAAGGGCTTTAAGCACCAGCAGGTGGCCTGAGGGGGCTTCAGGGCTACCCAGGCAGATCCCAGTGACTCAGGCACCCCTGTGTTTAGCAGCCCCCAGatctccacaggacccctgcggCTGAGGGGAGAACAGGGCCCTTTGCTGGGAGTGACGCTACccgggtgggggcaggggaaaaagAAGCTTGGAGGTTCTGGTCAGTCCCAGGGGCAAGCCGGCATGTACACTCTGgatgccaccccacccccagggcagatTCCAGCAAGCCCCCAGCAGGGAGGCCGAAGCCAGGCCACCCAGGGGACTGATCTTGTCCTTATTCTGTGAGAGGGAGTCATCACTGGGCGTTGGGGCTCAGGAGTGAGTGCATTGGGGTTCACGGAGTGCGCCCGGGCGATGCTCGGAACTGCTCccccaaagccaggcaggactttggagCCTCCTCTCCTCTACAACTTGTTCAGCACTCTCCACGCgtttcacctcctgggtctctccttattcagcatcctctgcccctctgtgcgcttcccatcACGAGCCCCCCctggctgtcctgggaagcacaggttctctccccactttgcagtcagacgtgactctcagccagcaaaacagaggtttattcgatgacaggaacagagtctcaacacagcttgtagatacagcaacCAGACCCCTTGCCGGTCCttctggggcagtgagccagacccctaggtctgcacttcactccttatccccaggtagctccacctaaccagcccctccagccccttcctctctgctcaggCTCCTTTCCCCGGGCCAGGGTCACCTGATCCTTTGCTTTCTCCCCTGCAGTTGGCCCTCTTGCAGAGAGGCCCAGCTCAACGTTTGCTAGTATACAGAGTGCAGGCTGTATTGTAGTTTTCTACCTCTTCGCGCCAGTACTAAGAAGTTCTGTCTTGTTCTctggacactgaggcaccaaacacagtatttCAGAGCATCCTATTTAGGGAaccagtcccagttcgtcacatctctcccacCCTTTGGACCAACTGAGCCAAGTACACCCAGCCAGGACTGGGGAGTTCAGACCCACCAACGTTCCCAGGAtgccccagctcctctccaaTGCCTTGGTGTGAGGTATTACACCAGACCCTGCCCAGTTTGTTGCCCTCTCTTTGTTATGTGCTTGATGGGCACTTGCAGGCCGCATCTGGGAGGTTTATCGGACCTGTGCCTTTTGCCACCCCATAACTGGTTTTAAACTGGACGGGCTTTCCAGCGCTTTTGAGCTGCGAGTCGGCTCTCTTGCTTAagagcccccattggccttgCCAGCTCTGGCCTTGGGAGCCGCTTCCCACCTTGCCCAGACACAaacctctgccatccccatcttATACTTTCCAGGCTTTTACATCAGTCCCAACTTCTTAATGCAGAGCCCAGCCCCCTCTCACCTGGGACACCTTTCCTCCCAGGTTGGCAAAGATGCAATGTATCATGTCTGCCAGCGGCCAaggtctccatccccctctgccttgcttctagaatctccccaggcctagcATGGGTGGCATCGGACCACTGTGATGGGCTTAAGCTTGCTGATAGCCCCAGGTAAAACCAGACCATCCTGTCTGCCCTTGGGTGATCAGCCCATGGATGAGGCCCCATGGGCTGTAAACAGCTGGACCATCTAAAAGCCATCCTGTCCTTGACCTCTCTTCCAGGATCTGGTGTTGCTttccagtgactctgaatgggaacacctgatgggagaTGGCGCCCACCCAGGGAAGAAATCACCAGGGggtctttccccttccttcccatgATCCTCCCCTTCAGGTCcagggtcccctcactctcctcccatccagcagcttgagagggaagaaccctgtggattcctggtgGGCAcgccagctgcctcctgatcccctcagttctacttcccctGCGGGGGTCCATTCCTGGACAGAATCCTTTCCcccacaggactctgtccctgcagccttccccaaggggttATGCAGCGCTGTGACCAGcatccctcagcttctccaaggagggatctctctgcagctcgtctgattcagctgctggggcaggagtggacctgctccctctcactggctgtgTCTGGCGGtcaccagcccctctgagccttGTCCTTGGtaggctccctccctgctgttaatttcatttcccagcagcacgtctggaccaggcaaaccggCGTTGGCAAGcgacctgccctgcctgggttccccccactcagctgggtctcagctcccccctgTCTCAGCGCTGCCGCTGGCCTGTCCCAGTGGGGCCAGcggcagcgagctctctgctctggtctcagcatcagagccagcttGAGCCCCCTCTCCGGGCAGGGGGGCGgagcatctctcctccccctcagtcTCAGGTGGGCTGGTTACAGTAGCAGGTGATCCTTGGGAGTCCAGCaggcccctccccactgccagcaagtcattgcattttcactgaccatttccatcccgAGCCAATTGGTTTCCTGATTAAATTCAAACCCTCAGCAGTTACAGGAGGCAGGGCCGGGATCCTGTcaaggggagacagtcacccccaacagggcctcccagcGACATCTGGAGAACCCCACATGACCAAGCCACGTCGCCTCCTGCTAGTCCGCGCAGGGATCCTGGCATAGCAgcgaggggcttcaccccaggACCTTCACCCAGCTCCCACAGTCCCTCAGGGGcaaatttttcctttttggcggctgcaccaccacagttcccctgtcccagggcctcgccctgcagcgtgtttccccactgaccctcGGGCACCCCCCTAGTCTCTCCACTCCACCTATCACCAGTCCGTGCTGAGCCTGCTGCTTTCTTTCTTGCAGCTTTTTCCACGCCTCTTGCTCTCTTCTCACGGTGCCTCTCTGCTCTCTCAGGCCTGCTCCAAatcccatccatctccatcccctgATGGGGAAGTCCGCGTAATCGTGAAATCCTGGCTGATGTGGACGCAGTGACTGGtgctcaggagtcctggctgctgtcCAAACGCTCCCAGATCCGCgttgtagccccatctgggtcgAGGGAAATCTGCTCCTCGGTGGCAGGGCGGTCCGGTCCTCCgtccaactgcacgattaactgtgcctgGTGAACTTCACCCCATGCGTAACGCTCTGCTTTGTACACAGGATCCAATTGTCCTTGCTTAAGAGCTGGTGAAGGCCATCACTCCCGTTTCCCAAAGTGCTCTGGACTCACCAGGCTGATGTGCTCGGGGCGGTCCCCGATGGTTGTGCGCAGGAAGAACCCCT
This DNA window, taken from Chelonoidis abingdonii isolate Lonesome George chromosome 26, CheloAbing_2.0, whole genome shotgun sequence, encodes the following:
- the LOC116818851 gene encoding inhibin beta C chain-like, with the translated sequence MAPGSGTQLERSGQPPGGWLALAALALLWGSSVQGGGKPGCPSCRMPTLEPGTERHFLLELAKRQILEKLHLSERPNVTQPVPRVTIANALHRLHVGKGQWDGQLGSFAHWDGPNADELGYEIISFAKTEFSSPSNTSLRFRFSRDPGRDVHILQAQLWLYVRAPWSGISPVTLRVSLAGALLSERQLEARASGWHTFALLPALQAFFRGQEKTLRLELECHGCQANATARSDAGSSHQPFLVAKAMMREPGQRVAKRSLRCDQTSNLCCRKDYYVDFRDIGWNDWIIKPEGYQINYCMGQCPPHVASSPGMASSSHTAVLNLLRAHNVQPGGQSCCVPTHRRPLSILYFDRNSNIVKTDIPDMIVDACGCS